The Eublepharis macularius isolate TG4126 chromosome 8, MPM_Emac_v1.0, whole genome shotgun sequence genome contains a region encoding:
- the LOC129334231 gene encoding NACHT, LRR and PYD domains-containing protein 12-like — protein sequence MEEAGGSLEEALLFALDDLRGENFKRFKNKLCFLKMEGKAGIPWSDLQHADTVDTMQLLFQTYGEEGALDVAVEVLKNISLRGSASRLQKEKWNDRRQKYKQHVRATFCSRCEQPIHPGTEASLHQTYTEPLLTRTSCPQEGAHELMVGERKHREMETRPKDFLTVSLGDLFDSDAQYPHSKTTVLLGPAGVGKTTAMWKVMVDWASGKLWQDRFDYVFCIPCGAINHDGQPMSVVDLILCSCCPGIVLADDIFMNQDRILVILDGFDELTHPGLPSKMLSSDLHKKEAPGNLVMGLLGKKLLAKSHLIVTARPTALESLRLCLKLPQFVEVLGFRPAQRKEYFHRFFENKQEAALALETIRRNETIFSMCFLPMVCWIICSIFRQKPQNNLLKEIPETATLTEIHMLLLFSFLGGRPRPRNLEGLCSLAKDGVLHEMTVFDEEVLKAHGLRYPDPEDLSESGRVLHRSGFGAATYKFAHLSFQEFFAALFFLLEKDGNSELSLTDLNKVSGSRKEYGRDHSMLVRFLFGLSNTKRLSALRKMWGCQTSGRGLLQELLKWVEAEAQHRSSRRREHLLELCHCAYEVEDTEFARRVMGHVHNLDLRDQLSTKLDFAALSFCLSASDASHSLRISGYTLQPAGFGQLLPGLLTSSDIQMNRCGLSTALCESLSSIAETNQHLTTLDLGENPLRDLGVIPLCNSLIRSGSKLQCLRLNCCGLTAAACESLSRVLTSNQCLTELDLGENHLGDLGVRQLCKGLKHPQSRLQRLTLHCCGLTAAVCEDLASVLETSETLMELGLGENKLGDEGVRQLSMALKRPGCKLQRLVLTMTFLNAVTKKKLQAACAAHPQLFLASYYPPGFPVFPGEEE from the exons ATGGAAGAGGCAGGAGGGTCCCTGGAAGAGGCTCTCCTTTTTGCCCTGGATGACCTGCGTGGGGAGAACTTCAAGCGGTTCAAAAACAAGCTGTGCTTCCTGAAGATGGAGGGGAAGGCCGGCATCCCCTGGAGTGATCTGCAGCATGCTGACACTGTAGACACGATGCAGCTCTTGTTTCAGACCTATGGGGAGGAGGGGGCCCTAGATGTGGCCGTTGAGGTCCTCAAGAACATCAGCCTGCGGGGCTCTGCCTCCCGGCTCCAGAAGGAGAAGTGGAACG ATCGCAGGCAGAAGTACAAACAGCATGTCCGGGCTACATTCTGCAGCCGATGCGAACAGCCCATCCACCCCGGCACAGAGGCGAGTCTCCACCAAACCTACACAGAGCCGCTTCTGACCAGGACTTCGTGTCCGCAGGAGGGAGCTCATGAACTGATGGTTGGGGAAAGGAAGCACCGTGAGATGGAGACTCGCCCCAAAGACTTCCTCACAGTCAGCCTGGGGGATTTGTTTGATTCGGATGCCCAGTACCCACACTCCAAAACCACTGTGCTGCTGGGACCCGCTGGGGTGGGGAAAACCACCGCCATGTGGAAGGTAATGGTGGACTGGGCTTCTGGCAAGCTTTGGCAGGACAGGTTTGACTATGTCTTCTGCATCCCTTGTGGAGCAATCAACCATGACGGCCAGCCCATGAGTGTGGTTGACCTGATACTCTGCAGCTGTTGTCCAGGGATTGTTCTAGCGGACGACATCTTCATGAACCAAGACAGAATCCTTGTCATTTTGGATGGTTTTGATGAACTGACACATCCTGGTCTCCCAAGCAAGATGCTGAGCAGTGACCTACACAAAAAGGAGGCCCCAGGGAATTTGGTGATGGGCTTGCTGGGGAAAAAGCTGCTAGCCAAGAGCCACCTCATTGTGACAGCGAGGCCCACGGCTTTAGAATCACTCCGGCTGTGCCTGAAATTGCCACAGTTTGTGGAGGTGCTGGGCTTTCGCCCGGCACAAAGGAAGGAGTACTTCCACCGCTTCTTTGAGAACAAGCAAGAAGCCGCCCTAGCCTTGGAAACCATCCGGAGAAATGAAACCATTTTCAGCATGTGTTTCCTTCCCATGGTATGTTGGATTATCTGCTCCATCTTCAGACAGAAGCCACAAAACAATCTCCTGAAAGAGATCCCAGAGACTGCAACACTCACGGAAATTCACATGCTGCTCCTGTTTAGTTTCCTAGGGGGTCGCCCCAGGCCAAGAAATCTGGAAGGCTTGTGCTCCCTGGCCAAAGATGGGGTGCTGCACGAGATGACGGTCTTTGATGAAGAAGTACTGAAAGCGCATGGCCTGAGATACCCAGACCCGGAAGACCTTTCTGAGAGCGGCAGGGTTCTCCACCGAAGCGGCTTCGGAGCAGCCACATACAAGTTCGCCCACTTAAGTTTCCAGGAATTCTTTGCGGCCTTGTTCTTCCTCCTGGAGAAAGATGGGAACTCCGAATTATCGTTGACAGACCTGAATAAGGTTTCTGGAAGCAGGAAGGAATACGGCAGGGACCACTCCATGTTGGTGCGTTTCCTCTTTGGCCTCTCCAACACAAAGAGGCTGAGTGCCCTACGGAAAATGTGGGGCTGCCAGACATCCGGTAGGGGGCTCCTGCAGGAATTGTTGAAGTGGGTGGAAGCAGAAGCCCAGCATCGTTCTTCCAGGCGAAGGGAGCATCTGCTGGAATTGTGCCATTGCGCCTATGAGGTGGAGGACACTGAGTTTGCCAGGAGGGTAATGGGACATGTTCACAACCTGGATCTTCGAGATCAGCTCTCTACCAAGCTGGATTTTGCAGCTCTTTCCTTTTGCCTGTCCGCTTCTGATGCATCCCACTCGCTTCGGATCTCTGGCTATACCCTGCAGCCTGCAGGATTTGGGCAGCTCTTACCGGGACTGCTGACATCTTCAGACATCCA GATGAATCGCTGTGGACTCTCAACTGCTCTGTGTGAATCCCTCTCCTCCATTGCGGAGACCAACCAGCATCTCACCACTCTGGATTTGGGTGAAAATCCACTGCGTGACTTGGGTGTGATCCCCTTGTGTAACAGTCTGATCCGCTCAGGCAGTAAGCTTCAGTGTCTCCG GCTGAATTGTTGCGGTCTTACAGCTGCGGCATGCGAGTCTCTTTCACGAGTCCTGACATCTAACCAGTGCCTAACGGAGCTGGATCTCGGAGAGAATcatctgggagatttgggggtccGGCAACTGTGCAAGGGACTGAAGCACCCGCAGTCCAGGCTGCAAAGACTCAC GTTGCACTGCTGTGGGCTCACAGCTGCCGTCTGTGAGGACTTGGCCTCTGTCCTGGAAACCAGCGAAACCCTGATGGAGCTTGGCCTGGGGGAGAACAAGCTGGGAGACGAGGGCGTCAGGCAGCTGAGCATGGCACTGAAGAGGCCGGGCTGCAAACTCCAGAGACTAGT GCTGACCATGACGTTTCTCAATGCAGTCACCAAGAAAAAGCTGCAGGCAGCGTGTGCTGCACATCCTCAGCTCTTCCTGGCCTCCTATTATCCGCCTGGCTTCCCAGTCTTCCCAGGGGAAGAGGAATAG
- the RPP25L gene encoding ribonuclease P protein subunit p25-like protein, with amino-acid sequence MENYQKSKTVEKPSPLPFSNLPSDIIEMKVKDGSKIRNLMGYAIGKMELDAVRQVLFSGSGKAISKTITCVEIMKRRLKSLHQITKVFFRQIEEIWDPIVPEVGLDPLTVKRNIPAICILLSKDPLDSQELGYQAPGSFDAFWLETLKSESQGQAKRKQGGGRGAGCAGKHPRSAGREDSYKKP; translated from the coding sequence ATGGAGAACTACCAGAAGTCCAAGACCGTGGAGAAACCGTCCCCTCTTCCTTTTAGCAACCTGCCCTCAGACATCATTGAGATGAAAGTGAAGGACGGCAGCAAAATCCGCAATTTGATGGGCTACGCCATTGGCAAGATGGAGCTGGATGCAGTGAGGCAGGTTCTCTTCAGTGGTTCTGGCAAAGCCATCAGCAAAACCATCACCTGTGTGGAGATCATGAAGCGGCGGCTCAAGAGCCTTCACCAGATCACGAAGGTGTTCTTCAGGCAAATAGAGGAGATCTGGGATCCCATCGTGCCTGAGGTTGGCCTCGATCCTTTGACGGTCAAGCGAAATATCCCTGCCATATGCATCTTGCTGAGCAAAGATCCTTTGGACTCTCAGGAACTGGGCTATCAGGCTCCTGGATCTTTTGATGCCTTCTGGCTGGAAACGCTGAAATcggagtcccagggccaggccaagaggaagcaggggggaggcaggggcGCTGGCTGTGCAGGGAAGCATCCTCGCTCTGCTGGGCGGGAGGACTCGTACAAAAAACCCTGA